A stretch of the Pseudalkalibacillus hwajinpoensis genome encodes the following:
- the asnB gene encoding asparagine synthase (glutamine-hydrolyzing), protein MCGITGWVDWKQNLTGEENVLRRMANTLSRRGPDASNSWVSAHCGFGHTRLIVVDPAGGSQPMTRTHGEKQYTICYNGELYNTEDLRKVLLAKGYTFQSHSDTEVLLTCYVEWGEQCVDHLNGIFAFGIWDGEKLFLARDRLGVKPLFYRQSGSSLQFGSELKAILAHPDVKTEVDRAGLQEIFGLGPSRTPGHGVFRGINELRPGFAMKFERSGLRKWRYWNVKSSEHTDDLDTTVDKVGDLLKDSIKRQLVADVPVCTFLSGGVDSSAITSVAQTAFLDDNKGTLRSFSVDYADNDKYFKSSEFQPNSDAPWIKKVSAELATDHTNCVIDTPQLVHHLKEAIECRDLPGMADVDSSLLWFSKEIKKHATVALSGECADEIFGGYPWFHKPELLDQEQFPWMRSTLERQAMLKEDVRNKLKLEDYVTERYRESMKETPVLDGESEIEAKRRALFYLNLNWFMTTLLERKDRMSMGASLEVRVPFSDHRIIEYVWNVPWDMKMLDGREKGLLRKAMTGTLSHDVLYRKKSPYPKTYNPAYTKAVSSWLQDTLDNKQAPLLELIDRKVVQDIVDSEGKAFKVPWFGQLMAGPQLIAHLAQINYWMEHHNVNLVD, encoded by the coding sequence TTGTGTGGGATAACTGGATGGGTGGATTGGAAGCAGAATCTGACAGGAGAAGAGAACGTTCTTAGACGAATGGCGAATACGTTGTCAAGACGTGGTCCTGATGCTTCAAACAGCTGGGTTAGTGCGCATTGTGGATTTGGGCATACTCGTTTGATTGTCGTTGACCCAGCTGGTGGAAGTCAGCCAATGACTAGGACACATGGCGAAAAGCAATATACGATTTGTTATAACGGTGAGCTATATAATACGGAGGATTTACGTAAAGTTCTCCTTGCAAAGGGTTATACATTTCAATCTCATTCGGATACAGAAGTTCTTTTAACGTGCTATGTTGAATGGGGAGAGCAATGCGTTGATCATTTAAATGGTATTTTTGCCTTTGGCATTTGGGATGGAGAGAAATTATTCCTTGCAAGAGACCGCCTTGGTGTTAAGCCATTATTCTATCGACAAAGTGGCAGCTCACTTCAATTCGGCTCAGAGCTTAAAGCCATTCTAGCTCATCCCGATGTGAAGACGGAAGTCGATCGAGCGGGGCTTCAAGAAATTTTTGGTTTAGGACCTTCTAGAACACCAGGACATGGGGTTTTTCGAGGCATAAATGAACTGCGACCTGGATTTGCGATGAAGTTTGAGCGGAGTGGTCTTCGCAAATGGCGCTATTGGAATGTCAAAAGTAGTGAACATACTGATGATCTTGATACAACTGTAGATAAAGTAGGGGACCTTTTAAAAGATTCCATTAAACGACAGCTTGTAGCGGATGTACCAGTTTGTACGTTTTTATCTGGTGGAGTTGATTCAAGCGCCATTACATCCGTTGCTCAAACGGCATTCCTGGATGATAACAAGGGCACATTACGTTCCTTTTCGGTTGATTATGCGGATAATGATAAATACTTCAAGAGTAGTGAATTTCAGCCGAATTCAGATGCTCCGTGGATCAAAAAAGTTTCAGCAGAGCTTGCAACTGATCATACGAACTGTGTGATTGATACACCTCAGCTTGTGCATCACTTAAAGGAAGCGATTGAATGTCGAGACCTGCCTGGTATGGCGGATGTAGACTCTTCATTATTGTGGTTTTCAAAGGAAATTAAGAAACATGCGACTGTTGCTCTTTCAGGTGAATGTGCTGATGAAATATTTGGTGGGTATCCATGGTTTCATAAGCCGGAGCTTTTAGATCAGGAGCAGTTTCCCTGGATGAGATCGACACTTGAAAGACAGGCGATGTTAAAAGAAGATGTTCGGAATAAATTGAAGCTAGAAGATTACGTGACGGAAAGATATCGTGAGTCAATGAAGGAAACGCCAGTACTTGATGGAGAGAGTGAGATTGAAGCAAAAAGAAGAGCTCTCTTTTATTTGAATTTAAATTGGTTTATGACAACACTTCTTGAACGAAAAGACCGTATGAGCATGGGAGCTAGTCTAGAAGTAAGGGTGCCGTTTTCTGATCACCGCATCATTGAATACGTGTGGAATGTCCCGTGGGATATGAAAATGCTTGATGGTCGAGAGAAGGGACTTTTGCGAAAAGCGATGACAGGAACGCTTTCACATGATGTTCTTTATCGAAAAAAGAGTCCTTATCCAAAAACCTACAATCCTGCTTATACGAAAGCCGTTTCTTCATGGCTTCAAGATACGCTCGATAACAAGCAGGCGCCGCTTCTTGAATTGATCGATAGAAAAGTTGTGCAAGATATCGTTGATTCAGAGGGAAAGGCGTTTAAAGTTCCCTGGTTCGGTCAGCTTATGGCAGGACCTCAATTGATTGCTCACCTTGCTCAAATTAATTATTGGATGGAGCACCATAATGTAAATTTAGTTGACTAA
- a CDS encoding ammonium transporter, translated as MKKITGLFALLFLLSGGHVFAAGDASAVTALSASMDTVWIMIAAFLVFFMHAGFAMVETGFTRSKNALNILMKNLLTMSIGAVLYFIIGYGLMFGSSAGGFIGSDGFLLLGQSENIGFFVFQAVFAATCATIISGAVAERMKLISYIAVTVAMIGFVYPVVGHWIWGGGWLSELGFVDFAGSTVVHMTGALGAVVAVAFLGGRLGKYSNGKVNVIQGHNIPLGALGVFILWFGWFGFNAGSTLSASDALIPTIVATTLLSASSGVIGSALYSYIRYKQIDASLTLNGALAGLVGITAGTASVSPIGAMFIGLISGVILIEAVQLIDRRVKLDDPVGAIAVHGVCGAWGTLAVGLFAIDGGLFYGGGASLILVQAIGILAVMAWTIGTVGIFLFIYTRFSSIRVSREEEIQGLDFAEHGSTAYELRGGLLNNNESPSAGTPFGHSLVERLNGLEQPPVEKRKAEGSV; from the coding sequence ATGAAAAAAATCACTGGTTTGTTCGCGCTTCTCTTTCTTCTATCCGGAGGACATGTCTTCGCAGCAGGCGATGCCTCAGCTGTAACTGCCTTGAGTGCTTCAATGGATACCGTATGGATTATGATTGCTGCCTTTCTAGTATTCTTCATGCACGCTGGATTTGCAATGGTTGAAACTGGATTTACCCGTTCTAAAAACGCCTTAAATATTTTAATGAAGAATCTTCTAACAATGTCAATTGGCGCTGTGCTTTACTTTATAATCGGATACGGATTGATGTTCGGTTCTTCAGCCGGCGGTTTTATTGGTAGTGATGGCTTCCTTCTTCTAGGACAATCTGAAAACATCGGCTTCTTTGTTTTCCAGGCCGTCTTTGCCGCAACTTGTGCGACAATCATTTCTGGTGCAGTAGCTGAGAGAATGAAATTAATCAGTTATATTGCTGTAACGGTTGCAATGATCGGATTTGTTTATCCTGTTGTTGGTCACTGGATTTGGGGTGGCGGATGGCTTTCAGAACTAGGATTTGTTGACTTTGCTGGCTCAACGGTCGTTCATATGACAGGTGCACTTGGTGCGGTTGTGGCGGTCGCCTTTCTTGGAGGACGTCTTGGTAAATACTCAAACGGAAAAGTGAACGTTATTCAAGGTCATAACATTCCACTTGGCGCACTAGGAGTCTTCATTCTTTGGTTCGGCTGGTTTGGATTTAATGCAGGTAGTACACTATCAGCAAGCGACGCACTTATCCCTACGATCGTAGCAACAACACTTCTTTCTGCTTCAAGTGGTGTAATCGGAAGTGCCCTTTATTCTTATATTCGCTATAAGCAAATTGATGCTTCTTTAACTCTAAACGGCGCATTAGCTGGGCTTGTCGGAATTACAGCAGGTACAGCAAGCGTATCTCCAATTGGCGCCATGTTCATCGGTCTTATCTCTGGTGTTATCTTAATTGAAGCCGTTCAACTGATTGACCGTCGCGTAAAATTGGATGACCCAGTTGGAGCGATTGCTGTTCACGGAGTGTGTGGTGCGTGGGGCACGCTAGCCGTTGGACTTTTCGCAATCGATGGAGGTTTATTCTATGGAGGCGGTGCATCCCTTATACTCGTTCAAGCAATCGGAATTCTAGCAGTTATGGCGTGGACGATTGGTACAGTAGGTATTTTCTTATTCATCTATACTCGCTTCTCTTCCATTCGCGTTTCTCGTGAAGAAGAAATACAGGGACTTGATTTCGCAGAGCACGGCTCAACAGCTTACGAGCTTAGAGGAGGCCTTCTAAACAACAACGAAAGCCCTTCTGCCGGAACACCATTCGGCCACAGCCTAGTCGAACGCCTCAACGGACTCGAACAGCCACCAGTTGAAAAAAGAAAAGCAGAAGGAAGCGTTTAG
- a CDS encoding P-II family nitrogen regulator, with protein sequence MKKVEAIIRPEAFQDLRDRLRDEGITGMTVSEVAGCGLQKKQTGVFRGSHFEVSLQAKIKVELVFDDDLLDHVVKHIRDICATGEVGDGKIFVYPVEDVIRIRSGEHGLTAFK encoded by the coding sequence ATGAAAAAAGTAGAAGCCATTATTCGTCCTGAGGCATTTCAGGACCTAAGAGATCGGTTAAGAGATGAAGGTATCACAGGCATGACAGTATCCGAAGTAGCTGGATGTGGATTACAAAAAAAACAAACTGGCGTTTTCAGAGGAAGTCATTTTGAAGTCTCGCTTCAGGCGAAAATTAAAGTAGAGCTCGTTTTTGATGATGACCTGCTTGATCATGTTGTTAAGCATATTCGCGATATATGTGCAACCGGGGAAGTTGGCGACGGCAAAATATTTGTTTATCCTGTTGAAGATGTCATTCGCATACGATCTGGTGAACACGGACTCACTGCATTTAAATAA
- a CDS encoding alpha-glycosidase: protein MFKEAIYHRPKNNYAYAYDKKTLHLMIRTKKDDVTSTSLIYGDPYDWKDNAWQFTSKTMKVTGSDSLFDYWSVAIQPPYRRLRYGFYLEDKNEAYYHTEKGFYTEQPSDTNDYYSFPFLNDADIFTAPGWVKDTVWYQIFPERFSNGDTSLDPKGTLPWGEYPPERNNFFGGDFQGVINHLDHLTDLGINGIYFTPIFKAASNHKYDTIDYMEIDPQFGDKETFKELVKACHERDIKVMLDAVFNHSGYYFEPFQDLLKNGEASRYRDWFHVRSYPIETKPLPSYDTFAFEATMPKLNTENPEVREYLLQVGRYWVEEFDIDGWRLDVANEIDHRFWREFRKEVKRVKPELYILGEIWHDSMPWLQGDQFDAVMNYPLTAALLDHYANGKISAETMGNRLTALLHSYPANVNEVAFNLLGSHDTPRLLTLANGKKEVVKLMYILQFSFPGTPCIYYGDEIGMKGGADPGCRECMIWDEKDQDTELFQFLKELIALRNQHPAFRNDGTFEVVYTDETLIQYKRQTNNETLLFLLNNSEKAITTELSLNYLNAKTLLGSQHDSSLLHLEPFGFTILDIS from the coding sequence ATGTTTAAAGAAGCCATCTATCACCGCCCAAAGAACAACTATGCTTACGCATATGATAAGAAAACGCTACACCTGATGATTCGAACAAAGAAAGATGATGTGACATCCACCTCCCTTATTTATGGAGATCCGTATGATTGGAAAGACAACGCATGGCAGTTCACTTCTAAAACAATGAAAGTAACTGGCTCAGACTCTCTATTCGATTATTGGAGTGTAGCGATCCAACCTCCTTATCGTAGATTGAGATATGGCTTCTATCTAGAAGATAAAAATGAAGCGTATTACCATACAGAAAAAGGCTTCTATACGGAACAGCCATCAGATACAAACGACTATTATAGTTTCCCTTTCCTAAATGATGCTGATATCTTTACAGCTCCTGGATGGGTGAAGGACACAGTATGGTATCAGATCTTCCCCGAACGATTCTCTAACGGAGATACTTCCTTAGATCCAAAAGGTACGCTTCCATGGGGGGAATACCCTCCGGAGCGTAACAACTTTTTCGGCGGAGACTTCCAGGGGGTAATAAATCATCTTGATCACTTAACAGACCTTGGAATTAACGGCATTTACTTCACACCTATTTTTAAAGCGGCCTCAAATCATAAGTACGACACAATCGATTACATGGAGATTGATCCACAATTTGGCGATAAAGAAACATTTAAAGAGCTCGTCAAAGCCTGTCATGAAAGGGACATTAAAGTTATGCTTGATGCTGTTTTCAATCATAGCGGTTATTACTTCGAACCGTTTCAGGACTTATTAAAAAACGGAGAAGCATCACGCTATCGAGACTGGTTTCACGTGAGGTCCTATCCAATTGAAACAAAACCTCTTCCCTCCTATGATACTTTCGCCTTTGAAGCGACAATGCCTAAGCTCAATACTGAAAACCCAGAAGTGAGAGAGTATTTACTACAAGTTGGTCGCTACTGGGTAGAAGAATTTGATATTGACGGGTGGCGACTTGATGTTGCAAATGAAATTGATCACCGCTTCTGGCGTGAATTTAGAAAAGAGGTAAAGCGTGTTAAGCCTGAGCTTTATATTCTTGGTGAAATCTGGCACGACTCAATGCCGTGGTTACAGGGCGATCAGTTTGATGCTGTAATGAACTATCCTTTAACTGCTGCCCTACTTGATCATTATGCAAATGGAAAAATCTCTGCCGAAACAATGGGGAACCGCCTAACCGCACTCCTTCACTCTTATCCTGCAAATGTGAATGAAGTCGCCTTTAATTTATTAGGAAGTCACGATACACCGCGACTCCTCACACTAGCAAACGGGAAAAAGGAGGTCGTGAAGCTCATGTATATCCTTCAATTCTCTTTCCCAGGAACACCTTGTATTTATTATGGTGACGAAATTGGGATGAAAGGTGGCGCTGATCCTGGTTGTCGAGAATGTATGATTTGGGATGAAAAAGACCAGGACACTGAACTATTTCAGTTTTTAAAAGAACTGATCGCCCTACGTAATCAACACCCTGCGTTTCGGAACGATGGAACTTTCGAAGTGGTGTATACAGATGAAACGCTTATTCAATATAAGAGGCAGACGAATAATGAAACGCTCCTCTTTCTATTAAACAACTCAGAAAAGGCCATAACTACTGAGCTCTCACTCAATTATTTGAATGCAAAAACTCTTTTAGGGAGTCAGCACGACTCTAGCCTACTTCATCTTGAACCATTTGGCTTCACTATTTTAGACATTTCATAA
- a CDS encoding extracellular solute-binding protein, translated as MKRFFALFLTLVLAIGVLAACGPQNNENASSNNGGSDSEGEDANKPEKLVVWEDTDKGIALEPAIASFEEEYGIKVEFKELGMADEIREQIRLDGPAGTGPDVITLPHDQIGQAAVEGLISPIEVEQSVIDTFTESSIQAENFDGNLYGLPKATETPVFIYNKDLMDKAPESMDEVYDFAKDFTKDKQYGFLALWDNFYFANAVLSGYGGYVFDRTDEGLNPEDIGLNNDGAIEGTEYIQKWYQEDLFPKGLIGENGGSTMDGLFNEGKAASVMNGPWSFQGYKDAGIDIGVAPMPTLPNGENFKTFIGVKGWHVSNFSENKEWATKLVEWLTNEENAKIRYEKTAEIPPVKSLIEDPVIADNEGASAVALQSQYGVPMPNIPEMAEVWEPAASALQLVATDKQEPKAALDEATKTIKSQIEQNHSN; from the coding sequence ATGAAACGCTTTTTCGCTTTGTTTCTTACACTAGTTCTTGCAATCGGCGTTCTTGCAGCATGCGGACCGCAAAACAATGAAAACGCTTCTAGTAACAACGGAGGCAGTGATTCTGAGGGGGAAGATGCAAATAAACCTGAGAAGCTAGTTGTTTGGGAAGATACAGATAAAGGGATTGCACTTGAACCGGCTATTGCTAGTTTCGAGGAAGAGTACGGAATTAAAGTTGAATTTAAAGAACTAGGTATGGCTGACGAAATTAGAGAGCAAATTCGTCTTGATGGTCCAGCAGGTACTGGTCCTGACGTTATTACCCTTCCGCACGATCAAATTGGACAAGCTGCAGTTGAGGGACTTATTTCCCCAATCGAAGTTGAACAGTCTGTGATTGATACATTTACAGAATCTTCTATTCAAGCTGAAAACTTTGACGGTAACCTGTATGGATTACCAAAAGCAACGGAAACACCTGTCTTCATTTACAACAAAGATCTAATGGACAAAGCTCCAGAATCAATGGATGAAGTATATGATTTCGCAAAAGACTTCACGAAAGACAAGCAGTATGGCTTCCTTGCGCTATGGGATAACTTCTATTTTGCAAACGCTGTCCTTTCAGGATATGGCGGCTATGTGTTTGATCGCACTGATGAGGGATTAAACCCAGAAGACATCGGTCTTAACAATGATGGTGCTATTGAAGGAACGGAATACATTCAGAAATGGTATCAGGAAGATCTTTTCCCTAAGGGCCTAATTGGTGAAAACGGTGGATCTACAATGGATGGTCTGTTTAATGAAGGGAAAGCAGCTTCCGTTATGAACGGACCATGGTCTTTCCAGGGTTATAAAGATGCTGGAATTGACATTGGTGTTGCGCCAATGCCTACACTTCCAAACGGAGAGAATTTCAAAACGTTTATCGGTGTTAAAGGCTGGCACGTAAGTAATTTCTCTGAGAACAAAGAATGGGCTACGAAGCTCGTTGAATGGTTAACAAATGAGGAGAATGCAAAGATTCGTTACGAAAAAACAGCAGAAATTCCTCCGGTTAAATCACTAATTGAAGATCCAGTTATTGCTGATAATGAAGGTGCAAGTGCCGTAGCACTTCAATCTCAATATGGCGTTCCAATGCCTAATATTCCAGAAATGGCTGAAGTATGGGAGCCAGCAGCGTCTGCCCTACAATTAGTAGCAACAGATAAGCAAGAACCAAAAGCGGCCCTTGATGAGGCTACGAAAACAATTAAGTCTCAAATCGAGCAGAATCACAGCAACTAA
- a CDS encoding carbohydrate ABC transporter permease, translating into MEATERQTKHRKTALALSLIPGFGQFYNKQILKGLMFFILTVSFAVAFADLINIGLWGIVTLGEKLPRDHSIFLLTQGIIAVLVILIGLVIYFLNLRDAYLNGRNRDLGIPLNSVREQYRNVSEQGFPYLMLSPGFFLLIFVVIFPILFVILLSFTNYDLYHSPPANLVDWIGIQNYIDIFKLDIWRDTFIDVFSWTIVWTFVATTGQIAIGIFLAVLMNQKDLKFKGIFRTIFILPWAVPAFVSILVFAGMFNETFGAINNDILAAFGIDAIPWLTEPFWTKVALILIQFWLGFPFIFAMVTGVLQSIPDELYEAATVDGANIWQKFRGITLPMVLFAIAPILITQYTFNFNNFNVIYLFNGGGPAVSGQTAGSTDILISWIYKLTFTSAQYGKAAAITMILSAIVIGVALWQFRRTKSFQEEDMM; encoded by the coding sequence ATGGAGGCAACTGAGCGTCAAACAAAGCATCGAAAAACAGCACTTGCTTTATCACTAATACCTGGATTCGGTCAGTTTTATAACAAGCAGATCCTCAAAGGACTTATGTTCTTCATCTTAACGGTTTCATTTGCCGTTGCTTTTGCTGACTTAATCAACATTGGATTATGGGGGATCGTTACCCTGGGGGAAAAGCTACCACGAGATCACTCCATCTTCTTGTTAACACAGGGAATTATCGCTGTCCTTGTTATCCTGATTGGATTGGTTATTTATTTCTTAAACCTAAGGGATGCATATTTGAATGGAAGAAATCGTGATCTAGGCATTCCCTTAAATTCTGTTCGAGAGCAATACCGTAATGTTTCTGAACAAGGATTTCCTTACTTAATGCTATCACCTGGATTTTTCTTATTAATTTTTGTTGTTATTTTTCCGATATTGTTTGTTATTTTACTTTCGTTTACAAACTACGATCTTTACCATTCTCCACCAGCTAATTTAGTAGACTGGATTGGGATTCAAAACTATATTGATATATTTAAGCTAGACATCTGGCGCGATACTTTCATCGATGTTTTCTCATGGACAATCGTATGGACATTTGTTGCGACAACAGGACAAATTGCGATTGGTATTTTTCTAGCCGTTTTGATGAACCAGAAAGACCTTAAATTTAAAGGCATCTTTAGAACAATCTTTATCTTGCCTTGGGCCGTACCAGCTTTCGTATCAATCCTTGTGTTTGCGGGGATGTTTAATGAGACGTTTGGTGCGATAAATAACGACATCTTAGCAGCGTTCGGTATCGATGCGATACCATGGCTTACAGAGCCATTTTGGACAAAAGTTGCTTTAATTCTTATACAGTTCTGGCTTGGATTCCCGTTTATTTTCGCTATGGTAACGGGTGTGCTTCAATCGATTCCAGATGAATTATATGAAGCTGCAACAGTAGATGGTGCGAATATCTGGCAGAAGTTTAGAGGAATCACGCTTCCAATGGTTCTTTTTGCAATCGCGCCAATTTTAATCACACAATATACATTTAACTTTAATAACTTTAACGTTATTTACCTGTTTAACGGTGGTGGTCCTGCCGTATCAGGTCAAACAGCAGGCTCTACTGACATTTTGATTTCGTGGATCTATAAGCTCACGTTTACGTCTGCGCAATATGGCAAAGCTGCTGCTATTACCATGATTCTATCAGCCATTGTTATTGGTGTAGCACTGTGGCAGTTTAGAAGAACGAAATCATTCCAAGAAGAGGATATGATGTAA
- a CDS encoding sugar ABC transporter permease: MSPKMQNTLRLTLSYIAIAIACVIILYPVLWIVGSSFNPGDSLSGSSIIPKDATLEHYKSLFNTAESDYLLWYWNTLKICIITMILAVAMISCMAYAFSRYRFVGRKNGLMTFLILQMIPNFAALIAIYVLAYTTGLLDTHFALILVYTGGLLPMNTWLAKGYFDTIPKELDESARIDGAGHFRIFWQIILPLAKPILAVVALFSFITPFTDFILAQVILRSEEKYTLAVGLYKMISDQFGNEFTTFAAGSVLIAIPISILFLSLQRYFISGLTAGGTKG, translated from the coding sequence ATGAGTCCAAAAATGCAGAATACCTTACGTTTAACACTGTCCTATATTGCCATCGCTATTGCTTGTGTCATCATCTTGTACCCAGTTCTATGGATTGTGGGGTCTTCCTTTAATCCCGGTGACAGTCTATCTGGATCATCAATTATCCCGAAGGATGCAACATTGGAGCATTACAAATCGTTATTTAATACGGCTGAAAGTGATTACTTGCTTTGGTATTGGAACACATTGAAGATTTGTATCATCACAATGATTCTAGCCGTAGCGATGATCTCCTGTATGGCTTATGCCTTCTCACGCTATCGTTTCGTCGGTCGTAAAAATGGATTAATGACTTTCTTAATTCTTCAAATGATCCCGAACTTTGCAGCACTTATTGCGATCTATGTATTAGCTTATACAACGGGTTTGTTGGATACGCACTTTGCGCTGATTCTTGTTTATACAGGTGGTTTACTGCCAATGAATACGTGGCTTGCTAAAGGATACTTTGATACAATTCCAAAAGAGCTTGATGAATCAGCTCGAATCGATGGCGCGGGTCACTTCCGTATCTTCTGGCAAATCATATTGCCACTTGCAAAACCGATTCTTGCTGTAGTAGCATTATTTAGTTTCATTACACCGTTTACGGACTTTATTCTTGCTCAAGTTATTCTTCGTAGTGAAGAGAAATATACGCTGGCGGTTGGTCTTTACAAAATGATTTCTGATCAGTTTGGTAATGAGTTTACAACGTTCGCCGCAGGATCAGTATTGATTGCGATTCCAATATCAATTTTATTCCTATCGCTCCAACGTTACTTTATATCTGGCCTTACTGCTGGAGGAACGAAAGGATAG